GTCCCACTCGGCGGCCAGCGCGGCGAGCGGCCGGTCGCCGACGTTGCCCAGGGCGTAGCGGCGGTCGAAGCCGTAGGACACCGGCACCGCCGCGCCGTTGGCCTCGACCACCAGCGGCGTCAGCCAGCGGCCCAGTGGCAGCGGGTCGTCGACGGGTGCGGCCATGAACGCCTCCGGGCTGCGGGCCAGCATGGTGCGCGGCACGGCGTCCAGCTGCACCGCCATGCCGTGCTCCTCGGCGATGCGGCCCAGTTCGACCGCCGCGTAGGCGAGTTCGACGGCGTCGGGCCGCTCCCCCGCCATCAGGCGGTTGGCCGCGCCCTCGGGTTCGAGCGGGTGCACCTGGAGCAGCAGCGCGCCGGCCCCGTGCGCGGCGAGCGCCACGTCGCCCAGCTGGGTGGCGTTGCCCTGGGTGAGGGTCGTGATCACGCCGACCGGGATGCCCGCCTCGGTGAGCCTGCGGATGCCCGTCAACGCCTTCTCGAACGCGCCCGGCTGGTCGCGGATGCGGTCGTGCGTGGCGCGGTCGCCGTCCAGGGACACGGCGACGAGGTCCACGGCCCCGCGCACCAGCCCGATCCGGCGCTGCGTGAGCGCGACCGCGTTCGTGGTGACCGTGGTGCGCATCCCGGCGTCGCGGGCGGCGCGCAGCAGGGCGGGCAG
This region of Saccharothrix longispora genomic DNA includes:
- a CDS encoding radical SAM protein; amino-acid sequence: MAGHTGGRAVLQVHPTRLCNLRCLHCYSSSGPDVTESVPIGVLSRVVRDAALLGYDVLNVSGGEPFLYPELPALLRAARDAGMRTTVTTNAVALTQRRIGLVRGAVDLVAVSLDGDRATHDRIRDQPGAFEKALTGIRRLTEAGIPVGVITTLTQGNATQLGDVALAAHGAGALLLQVHPLEPEGAANRLMAGERPDAVELAYAAVELGRIAEEHGMAVQLDAVPRTMLARSPEAFMAAPVDDPLPLGRWLTPLVVEANGAAVPVSYGFDRRYALGNVGDRPLAALAAEWDPAPFLGLCRATWQRLVDSRTGPLVPWYGHLLRASRVRRSATAGR